A genomic region of Fodinisporobacter ferrooxydans contains the following coding sequences:
- a CDS encoding VIT1/CCC1 transporter family protein, with amino-acid sequence MVHLSTERWEFLARNSSLTIGISYIIGGLIPLSPYMILPTVTTALVASVVMTLIALFVFGFIKGKFTGASPLKSAWQTTFVGGLAAGVAYLVARLVS; translated from the coding sequence ATGGTACATTTATCAACTGAAAGATGGGAGTTTCTAGCGAGAAATAGCTCTCTGACAATTGGAATTTCTTATATTATAGGAGGACTCATTCCATTATCACCCTATATGATTCTGCCAACCGTAACAACAGCACTTGTTGCATCCGTTGTTATGACTCTTATTGCTTTGTTTGTATTTGGATTCATTAAAGGAAAATTTACAGGGGCAAGTCCTCTAAAAAGCGCTTGGCAAACAACATTTGTCGGGGGCCTTGCTGCTGGAGTTGCCTATTTAGTCGCCCGATTGGTTTCGTAG
- a CDS encoding spore germination protein — protein sequence MFRRSSVTVSKSLKMNKKYVQNQFEKDDDLFIRNFSIDKTPAFIAGIQGLVDKQAIAQTILAPLAKITGTISCDFIMNALSSVFVQEIDSLEQAIELMMYGNVALFVDGFKTSVVIDVSAFEQRSIEEPKNEVVIRGPHVGFIEDLTVNLSLIRRILHNKHLKVESDYLGQKTKNKIALLYVKGIAYPKLIDNVQMKLNHISVDAVLDSGYVEQLIEPGRWSFFPTVRHTERPSTVAASLLEGRIAILVDGSPTALLVPHLFLDNFMNPEDYNSRPFYSSMMRIVRLIGFFLSTQLPALYISIENFHKEVVPSSLLLSVAGAREGVPFPLPLESILMVFAFELIKETGIRMPQALGPSISLVAGLILGQAAVEAGFVGIPTVIIVALAGLSSFLIPFLKETIVLIRILLIIPASFVGLYGLILTDILILLHIVSLRSFGVPYLAPISPTYLEDWRDTFFRFTTNNVSGADKRLRHNIGKYIK from the coding sequence ATGTTTCGACGATCTTCGGTTACGGTAAGCAAAAGTTTAAAAATGAATAAGAAGTACGTTCAAAACCAGTTTGAAAAAGATGATGATTTATTCATTCGTAATTTTTCAATTGACAAAACACCGGCTTTTATTGCCGGTATACAAGGGCTTGTCGATAAACAAGCCATTGCACAAACGATTTTGGCTCCTTTAGCCAAAATTACAGGCACCATTTCGTGCGATTTCATCATGAACGCGTTATCTTCAGTTTTTGTTCAAGAAATTGATTCCCTGGAACAGGCTATAGAACTCATGATGTACGGCAATGTCGCACTATTCGTGGATGGATTCAAAACCTCCGTTGTAATAGATGTTTCCGCATTTGAACAGAGAAGCATCGAGGAACCCAAGAACGAAGTGGTCATTCGCGGACCCCATGTGGGTTTCATCGAAGATCTCACTGTAAATCTTTCTCTCATTCGGCGTATTTTGCACAATAAACACTTGAAAGTCGAATCGGATTATTTAGGTCAGAAGACCAAAAACAAAATAGCATTGCTCTATGTAAAAGGGATTGCATATCCGAAACTGATTGACAACGTCCAAATGAAACTCAACCACATTTCCGTGGATGCAGTGCTGGATAGTGGTTATGTGGAGCAACTGATTGAACCAGGCCGATGGAGTTTTTTCCCTACCGTACGACATACGGAGCGCCCCTCAACGGTGGCTGCTTCCTTGCTCGAAGGACGGATTGCCATTTTAGTCGATGGTTCACCAACGGCATTGTTGGTTCCGCATCTGTTTCTCGACAATTTTATGAATCCTGAAGATTATAATTCGCGTCCCTTTTATAGCTCCATGATGCGAATCGTTCGTCTAATAGGATTCTTTTTGTCCACACAATTACCTGCTTTGTATATTTCCATTGAAAACTTTCACAAGGAAGTTGTTCCTTCTTCCTTGTTACTGAGCGTTGCCGGGGCAAGGGAAGGCGTTCCCTTCCCATTACCCTTGGAAAGCATACTCATGGTTTTTGCATTTGAATTAATCAAAGAAACTGGGATTCGAATGCCACAAGCCTTAGGTCCATCCATCAGTTTAGTCGCGGGTCTGATTTTGGGACAGGCAGCTGTGGAAGCGGGTTTCGTCGGAATTCCAACGGTAATTATCGTGGCTTTAGCCGGACTTAGTTCCTTTCTGATTCCATTTCTTAAAGAAACGATTGTTCTGATACGGATACTACTGATCATCCCTGCCTCATTTGTCGGACTGTATGGACTTATTCTAACGGACATTCTTATTTTGTTACATATCGTATCTCTGCGCTCGTTTGGAGTCCCTTATTTGGCTCCGATTTCCCCAACGTATCTAGAGGACTGGAGAGATACGTTCTTTCGTTTTACCACGAACAATGTAAGTGGTGCGGATAAACGACTAAGACACAACATTGGGAAATACATCAAGTAG
- a CDS encoding aldo/keto reductase — protein sequence MHNRYLGKTGVKVSELCLGAMTFGRETSEADSFAILDRFVEAGGNFIDTADVYTQGASEEIVGKWLQTKNRDDFVIATKVRFPMGEGPNDLGLSRKHILAGVEASLKRLGTDYIDLYQVHAWDPATPLEETLSTLNDLVRRGLVRYIGASNFKGWQLQKAIDLSKKMGWEAFTCLQPQYNLLCRATEYELISVCLNEGLGVIPWSPLRGGWLSGKFHRNMTEPPQVSRVREAEEKGWSESWSNYNNEYTWTVLDALHDVAQQAEKTPAQVAINWLLQRPGVTAPIIGARTLEQLNINLGSAGWSLTPEQMERLNRASELPVSYPYDLSSQKQQRTGREDV from the coding sequence ATGCATAATCGTTATCTTGGCAAGACAGGGGTAAAGGTCAGTGAGCTATGTTTGGGTGCCATGACGTTTGGCAGAGAAACAAGTGAGGCGGACAGTTTTGCGATTTTAGATCGATTTGTGGAAGCTGGCGGCAATTTTATCGACACAGCGGACGTTTATACACAAGGGGCGTCAGAAGAAATCGTCGGAAAATGGTTGCAGACAAAAAATCGGGATGATTTTGTGATTGCCACAAAGGTACGGTTTCCTATGGGAGAAGGACCGAACGATCTCGGTTTAAGCCGCAAGCATATTCTCGCAGGAGTCGAAGCAAGCCTGAAACGACTTGGTACAGATTATATCGATCTGTATCAGGTGCACGCATGGGATCCGGCGACACCGCTGGAAGAAACGTTAAGTACATTGAATGACCTGGTGCGGCGCGGACTCGTCCGTTATATAGGCGCGAGCAATTTCAAAGGCTGGCAATTGCAAAAAGCGATCGATCTTAGCAAAAAAATGGGATGGGAAGCATTTACCTGTTTACAGCCGCAATACAATTTGTTGTGCCGGGCGACCGAATATGAATTGATATCGGTTTGCCTCAATGAAGGTCTCGGCGTCATCCCCTGGAGTCCGCTGCGTGGCGGTTGGCTAAGCGGAAAATTCCATCGCAACATGACGGAGCCGCCGCAAGTTTCACGGGTACGGGAGGCGGAAGAAAAGGGCTGGTCCGAATCCTGGAGCAACTATAACAATGAATATACGTGGACGGTTTTGGACGCTCTTCATGATGTAGCGCAACAGGCGGAAAAAACTCCGGCTCAAGTAGCGATTAACTGGCTGCTGCAGCGCCCGGGGGTCACAGCGCCGATTATTGGCGCACGCACGCTTGAACAGTTGAACATCAATCTCGGATCAGCCGGCTGGTCATTGACACCGGAACAAATGGAACGCCTCAATCGGGCGAGCGAATTGCCCGTAAGCTATCCGTATGATCTGTCATCACAGAAACAACAGCGTACCGGCAGGGAAGACGTGTAA
- a CDS encoding metal-dependent transcriptional regulator, whose protein sequence is MFILANHSLDEYVGTVWRLTQYGGTATTSEVASKLGVTSATTSHMFKKMADVGLVEYKEYSGVILTPEGKIAAMRYIRRHRIAERFLVEILGIPWDRADELSDQMEHSLPDEVIDRMEEVMGFPASCPHGYPIPTRDGYLPEIEVKRLSELKIGDIAVIAWVYENDPKLLQYFKQHGIVPGETIEVLDRDEVGYTSSIRVNQSKIVLGSQIEELVSVKI, encoded by the coding sequence GTGTTTATTCTGGCAAACCATTCATTAGACGAGTATGTTGGCACTGTTTGGAGACTTACGCAATACGGAGGGACAGCCACTACATCGGAAGTGGCGAGCAAGCTGGGAGTGACTTCTGCTACGACAAGTCACATGTTTAAAAAAATGGCGGATGTTGGTTTGGTGGAGTATAAGGAATATTCTGGAGTAATACTGACACCGGAAGGAAAGATTGCAGCAATGCGGTATATTCGGCGGCATCGGATCGCCGAACGATTTCTGGTTGAAATCCTGGGGATACCGTGGGATCGCGCCGATGAATTGTCTGATCAGATGGAGCATTCGCTTCCGGATGAAGTGATTGACCGGATGGAAGAAGTGATGGGGTTTCCGGCGTCTTGTCCGCATGGATATCCGATCCCGACACGTGATGGGTATTTGCCGGAAATTGAAGTGAAACGGTTAAGCGAGTTAAAAATCGGCGATATCGCTGTCATTGCGTGGGTCTATGAAAACGACCCAAAGCTGCTTCAATATTTTAAGCAACATGGAATCGTTCCAGGAGAAACAATCGAAGTGCTTGATAGAGATGAAGTGGGTTATACAAGTTCCATCCGTGTCAATCAATCAAAAATTGTATTGGGTTCCCAAATCGAAGAACTTGTGTCTGTGAAAATATAA
- a CDS encoding winged helix-turn-helix transcriptional regulator yields the protein MSNLQENMETAKLQNYIPKNPTHIECSIEKTLDVIGSKWAFLVLRELFCEKKRFSELQHAIPSVSPKSLTNTLRHLEEQGVLERHVYPTVPVTVEYTLTPKGQDLHQILKEMKLWAAKWT from the coding sequence ATGTCAAATCTGCAAGAGAACATGGAAACAGCAAAATTGCAAAACTATATTCCAAAAAATCCAACACATATTGAATGCAGCATCGAAAAGACTCTCGACGTTATCGGCAGCAAATGGGCGTTTCTTGTGCTACGCGAATTGTTTTGCGAAAAAAAGCGGTTTAGTGAATTGCAGCACGCAATCCCATCCGTCAGCCCAAAATCATTGACAAACACCTTGCGACATCTCGAAGAACAAGGCGTGCTGGAACGCCATGTATATCCAACGGTGCCGGTCACAGTGGAATATACATTAACACCGAAGGGACAGGATCTGCATCAAATTTTAAAAGAGATGAAGCTTTGGGCAGCGAAGTGGACATGA
- a CDS encoding EAL domain-containing protein — translation MIGEKVNIDTIIHSNTFHHFFQPLYHLSNWSLYGNEALFRTNSGENPETVFFTALKRKKLYELDMASISKAISFYSKFNPNNFLFVNVFPSTLENPFFMRFIYNIINKYGGSNKNIVFEIVESQEIKDIKSLSTIISFLQQNGFRVALDDIGKGSMSFQKLIELSPDFIKLDRYFSMDLSISNKKQKLIQLFVNYCESNVELILEGIEKETDLAVAKCLGVSIGQGYLLGMPNKMPVS, via the coding sequence ATGATTGGAGAAAAAGTTAATATTGATACTATAATACACAGTAATACGTTTCATCATTTTTTTCAGCCGCTATATCATTTGTCTAATTGGTCTTTATATGGAAATGAGGCATTATTTCGTACTAATTCCGGAGAAAATCCGGAAACTGTTTTTTTTACCGCATTAAAAAGAAAAAAATTATATGAGTTAGATATGGCATCGATAAGTAAAGCTATTTCATTTTATTCAAAGTTTAATCCAAATAATTTTTTATTTGTAAATGTATTTCCGTCAACTTTAGAAAATCCATTTTTTATGAGATTCATATACAATATTATAAATAAATATGGTGGTTCTAATAAAAATATTGTATTTGAAATAGTCGAATCGCAAGAAATAAAGGATATAAAATCTTTATCAACGATTATTTCATTTTTACAACAAAACGGATTTCGAGTTGCTCTTGATGATATTGGTAAAGGATCTATGTCATTTCAAAAATTAATTGAACTGAGTCCAGATTTTATTAAATTGGATCGATACTTTTCAATGGATTTATCGATTTCAAATAAAAAACAAAAATTAATTCAATTATTTGTTAATTATTGCGAAAGTAATGTTGAATTAATATTGGAAGGCATCGAGAAAGAAACTGACTTGGCGGTTGCAAAATGTCTGGGTGTATCGATTGGGCAAGGGTATTTATTAGGCATGCCAAATAAGATGCCAGTCTCATAA
- a CDS encoding IS701 family transposase, which produces MVTLYSAIVKFILAMQLQFTAPQRNHLLHIMQGIILCEGRKTITQIRSSTNSYRHLSCMTKFLKHSPWCVNRMQKRRMQFLLEKIRRKHSKKGDTRSIVFLIIDDTSCKKDVSTKHIEALDFHFSHDEGKGVWSHCLVTAHLVSEGYSFAWDFRPYFREGYCNVNQIPFKSKNDLALELIQSYEASDDELVYVLMDSWYTSKKIIDACNAKGFHIIAAVKTNRKIRPAGIRIQIAEFATNYIHQSDLHSVTVGNQNMYWVYEYEGPLADVENVKVLLSWEKEFDSSKTPFCILCTDQTLDLETILRYYQVRWNIETGYRYFKEMLGFDQYQLQSFYAIQRYWAIQFLVYNFLELQRNEWSTEQDPMTLGDVVRRIRKEYFGQIVTYVYQQALAQRPLFEVLDELKLSA; this is translated from the coding sequence ATGGTAACTTTGTATTCTGCTATCGTCAAGTTTATTTTGGCAATGCAATTGCAATTTACAGCGCCACAACGGAACCATCTCCTTCACATCATGCAAGGAATTATTTTGTGTGAAGGGCGTAAAACCATTACACAAATTCGAAGCTCTACGAATTCCTATCGTCATCTCAGTTGCATGACGAAATTCTTGAAACACTCACCTTGGTGTGTAAACCGAATGCAAAAACGCCGTATGCAGTTTTTGTTGGAAAAGATCAGGCGTAAGCATTCTAAAAAGGGAGATACCCGATCCATCGTATTCTTGATCATCGATGATACGAGCTGTAAAAAAGATGTTTCTACCAAACATATTGAAGCACTTGATTTTCATTTTTCCCATGATGAAGGGAAAGGTGTGTGGTCCCATTGTTTAGTTACCGCCCATCTTGTTAGCGAAGGGTATTCCTTCGCATGGGATTTCCGACCCTACTTTCGTGAGGGATACTGTAATGTCAACCAAATTCCATTCAAGAGCAAAAATGATTTGGCTCTGGAACTCATTCAAAGCTATGAAGCATCTGATGATGAGTTGGTTTATGTTCTAATGGATAGTTGGTATACCAGCAAGAAAATCATAGATGCATGTAATGCAAAAGGGTTTCACATTATTGCTGCCGTTAAAACCAATCGCAAAATCCGCCCTGCGGGCATTCGAATTCAGATTGCTGAATTTGCAACGAATTATATTCACCAGTCCGATCTCCACTCTGTTACCGTGGGGAATCAGAACATGTACTGGGTATATGAATATGAAGGCCCGCTGGCAGACGTTGAAAATGTTAAAGTCTTGCTCTCCTGGGAAAAGGAATTCGATTCAAGCAAAACACCGTTTTGTATCCTTTGCACAGATCAAACGTTGGATCTCGAAACCATCCTTCGGTATTATCAAGTGCGCTGGAATATTGAAACCGGATATCGATATTTTAAGGAGATGCTAGGCTTTGACCAATATCAATTGCAATCGTTTTATGCCATTCAGCGTTATTGGGCAATTCAATTCTTGGTCTACAATTTTCTTGAATTACAACGAAACGAATGGTCCACTGAGCAGGATCCAATGACGTTAGGGGACGTAGTACGTCGAATTCGAAAGGAATATTTCGGACAAATCGTTACCTACGTCTATCAACAAGCCCTAGCTCAACGACCTCTTTTCGAAGTGTTAGACGAATTGAAACTAAGTGCCTAA
- a CDS encoding PilZ domain-containing protein, translating into MFALFTKNKKEENLQPMQLSNRENNFSNQREYFRLPMDKKCSIQLKIGNLTSSWGECHLVNVSAGGAQIMAPYKFPVSHSDILVRIQFDLVNQYTLESEIVWSNLVNNVYHYGLKWVINDLNRENMEQELIHFQIINRKGYGVH; encoded by the coding sequence ATGTTTGCTTTATTCACTAAAAATAAAAAAGAAGAAAATTTGCAACCTATGCAACTGAGCAACCGAGAAAATAATTTTTCAAATCAACGAGAATACTTTCGACTTCCGATGGATAAAAAATGTTCTATTCAACTTAAAATTGGAAATTTAACTTCTTCGTGGGGAGAATGTCATCTTGTAAACGTTTCTGCCGGTGGTGCGCAGATAATGGCACCTTACAAGTTTCCTGTATCTCATTCAGATATACTAGTTAGGATTCAATTTGATTTGGTGAATCAATATACATTGGAGTCGGAGATTGTTTGGTCAAATCTAGTCAATAATGTATACCATTACGGCTTGAAGTGGGTGATCAATGATTTAAACCGTGAAAACATGGAACAAGAATTGATACATTTTCAAATTATTAATAGAAAAGGTTATGGAGTACATTAA
- a CDS encoding helix-turn-helix domain-containing protein, whose amino-acid sequence MENNSIGERLAQLRLKHGLSQAELAKKLNISQSTLAMYETNKREPNLYIIEKFSYIFMVSTDYLILGKDFDINTFLNHKWGVPKVTEIPCEDYIISQNNVESYFNTPLSWIDSNSEYVWYGIKKEDSITVDSDNNSWVLIRLTSDVKNGEMAAVCVNGNTAILRRVWNISEDLIMLIPYLQTKSIPPVLYQKDTIKIRGIVEMLITGTFL is encoded by the coding sequence ATGGAAAACAACTCAATTGGTGAACGATTAGCACAGCTCCGCTTAAAACACGGCTTATCTCAAGCTGAATTAGCAAAAAAATTAAATATATCTCAAAGTACGCTAGCCATGTATGAAACAAATAAAAGGGAGCCTAATTTATATATAATTGAAAAATTTTCCTATATATTTATGGTATCAACTGATTATTTAATTCTTGGAAAAGATTTTGATATAAATACTTTTCTCAATCATAAATGGGGCGTTCCGAAAGTAACTGAGATTCCCTGCGAAGATTATATAATTTCCCAAAATAATGTCGAATCGTATTTTAATACACCTTTATCATGGATCGATTCAAATAGTGAATATGTTTGGTATGGAATTAAAAAAGAGGATAGTATAACTGTAGATTCGGATAATAATTCATGGGTTCTAATACGCTTAACATCCGATGTTAAAAATGGAGAGATGGCAGCAGTATGTGTGAATGGAAATACCGCTATTTTACGTCGAGTTTGGAATATAAGTGAGGATTTAATCATGTTGATTCCTTATTTGCAAACAAAAAGTATTCCTCCTGTATTGTATCAAAAAGATACTATCAAAATTCGTGGCATAGTAGAAATGCTTATTACAGGCACATTTCTTTAA
- a CDS encoding Ger(x)C family spore germination protein: MVRRKKQLFRSTCTIAFLLLVPFLLTGCWSSRELNRSALVAGAGFDKENEKYKMTIQILQPLKLIPKTRGQSKTATFITNETGQTVFETIRTFPHKTTRKLFWSHCQIFVIGREMAQESIPQTLDWFYRNQELRPLSFIILSKDKASDVIKAKTPLNPIAAYDVADTVKTLTDTSDAPIVHLMDFMAQVSSPVEAAYMPEMSKSEIVGTGVFLHDRLVGVLNLDESKGLLSLNGQVKSGQITVPAIKDHGKHMTVEIIDESTKKEARFKNGKPEVSYHLNYVVDIADDPYLFKHDDQTFHKIERLVEQRVKQDAVRCINKVKSYHADVIGAGEEIERQDPRIWERLVKNWEDKFPHIPIHVDVKVHVRHEGIIQGSK; this comes from the coding sequence GTGGTTAGAAGAAAGAAACAACTCTTTCGTTCTACGTGTACAATTGCTTTTCTACTCCTTGTTCCGTTTCTTTTAACCGGGTGTTGGTCATCGCGGGAATTGAATCGATCGGCTTTGGTTGCCGGAGCCGGATTTGATAAGGAAAATGAAAAGTACAAGATGACCATTCAGATTCTGCAACCATTAAAACTAATCCCAAAAACCAGGGGACAATCAAAAACTGCTACGTTCATTACAAACGAGACAGGACAAACCGTATTCGAAACAATCCGTACTTTCCCACATAAAACTACGCGGAAACTGTTTTGGTCTCATTGTCAAATTTTTGTGATTGGCCGTGAAATGGCCCAGGAGAGTATTCCACAGACATTAGACTGGTTTTATAGAAATCAAGAACTGAGACCTTTAAGCTTCATTATTTTGTCGAAAGATAAGGCATCCGATGTGATCAAGGCGAAGACTCCTCTCAATCCCATCGCTGCTTACGATGTTGCAGACACGGTCAAAACGCTTACAGATACATCGGATGCCCCCATTGTGCATCTCATGGACTTTATGGCACAGGTATCCAGCCCCGTAGAAGCGGCCTATATGCCAGAGATGAGCAAGTCTGAGATCGTCGGAACGGGTGTATTTTTACATGACCGATTGGTTGGGGTTTTAAATCTGGACGAATCGAAAGGGCTTTTAAGTCTGAATGGACAAGTGAAAAGCGGACAAATTACAGTACCGGCCATCAAGGATCATGGCAAACACATGACGGTAGAAATCATTGATGAAAGCACAAAAAAGGAAGCTAGGTTCAAAAACGGGAAACCGGAAGTTTCTTACCATTTGAACTATGTGGTTGACATTGCGGACGATCCGTATTTGTTTAAGCACGACGATCAAACATTTCATAAAATTGAACGGCTCGTGGAACAACGGGTCAAGCAAGACGCTGTTCGGTGCATTAATAAAGTGAAATCTTATCATGCGGATGTGATTGGTGCTGGAGAGGAGATTGAACGCCAAGATCCTCGAATTTGGGAACGGCTTGTAAAGAACTGGGAAGATAAATTTCCGCATATCCCAATTCACGTTGACGTGAAAGTACATGTACGGCACGAAGGAATCATCCAAGGCAGCAAATGA
- a CDS encoding aldo/keto reductase family protein, whose amino-acid sequence MKYRKIGNTGLKVSAISLGSWLTYGGYVEKQKAVECIHAAYDLGINFFDTANVYERGEAEKVVGETLRAYPRDSYVLATKVFWPMGDGPNDRGLSRKHVIEQCNASLQRLGVDYVDIYYCHRFDPETPVEETLRAIDDLVSQGKVLYVGVSEWTATQMAEALAVADRYLLDRIVVNQPIYNMFERYIEKEVIPLGEQKGIGQVVFSPLAQGLLTGKYKSANDLPADSRAAKLESMRNRITEEKIVKVNQLAALAGELDISVSQLALAWILRQPNVASALIGASRPEQVKENAKAVEVELPQEILERIEGILA is encoded by the coding sequence GTGAAATATCGGAAAATAGGCAATACAGGGTTGAAAGTGAGCGCAATCAGTCTCGGAAGTTGGCTTACATACGGAGGATATGTGGAAAAACAAAAGGCTGTCGAATGCATTCATGCCGCGTATGATTTGGGAATCAACTTCTTTGATACGGCGAATGTGTACGAACGCGGGGAAGCGGAAAAAGTAGTAGGCGAAACGTTGCGAGCGTACCCTCGTGATTCCTACGTACTTGCAACAAAGGTGTTTTGGCCGATGGGTGATGGCCCGAACGACCGTGGTTTGTCGCGCAAACATGTAATCGAGCAGTGCAACGCAAGTTTACAGCGGCTCGGTGTGGATTATGTCGATATTTATTATTGTCATCGTTTCGATCCGGAAACACCGGTCGAGGAGACGCTGCGTGCCATCGATGATTTGGTTTCGCAAGGGAAAGTGTTATATGTCGGTGTCAGTGAATGGACAGCAACGCAAATGGCGGAAGCGCTTGCTGTTGCTGACCGCTATTTGTTGGATCGGATCGTAGTGAATCAGCCGATTTACAATATGTTCGAGCGCTATATTGAAAAAGAAGTGATTCCGCTAGGTGAGCAAAAAGGGATCGGCCAGGTGGTATTCTCGCCGTTGGCACAAGGATTGCTGACAGGCAAATATAAATCGGCAAACGACCTTCCTGCAGATAGCCGTGCCGCGAAACTCGAATCGATGCGGAATAGGATTACGGAAGAGAAAATTGTAAAAGTGAATCAATTGGCTGCGCTTGCAGGTGAATTGGATATTTCGGTTAGCCAATTGGCGTTGGCTTGGATCTTGCGTCAGCCGAATGTTGCCAGTGCCTTGATCGGTGCAAGCCGCCCGGAACAAGTAAAAGAAAATGCAAAGGCGGTTGAAGTGGAATTGCCGCAAGAAATTTTGGAGCGTATTGAAGGTATTTTGGCGTAA
- a CDS encoding VIT1/CCC1 transporter family protein has protein sequence MIMESNLELKKKLLIENWRREMEAVQLYELAAKQESNHKKHEILLRLAQIEKEHAVLWEKELGQLGYDVSQLPVIQLPGHGKTTNVLKQLFDIEQSNARWYQSQRNLLSDESDVLRIIDKIEADEAEHETAVESITRSTPSVSNALNSIWGKERWHKQHTGDWVGDAIYGVNDGLGAIFGIIAGVAGFTSDSHTILISGFFGALASTLSMGAGAWLATKSENELMETELQHERREVEEDPEHEKEELALLYELKGFSQEESKQIADRIATDPEQFVKAMAQEELGIHESTARNPWTSALYGCISTFIGAIVPLLPFFFLSGVPAMVTAAIVSILAHFAVGAAKSLITVRNWWSSGIEMTAAGIIVGVVSYGLGLLGTLIVHL, from the coding sequence ATGATTATGGAATCAAACCTTGAACTGAAAAAGAAACTGTTGATTGAAAATTGGCGTCGTGAAATGGAAGCTGTACAACTTTACGAGTTGGCTGCCAAACAAGAGTCCAATCATAAAAAACATGAGATTTTGCTGCGTCTTGCACAAATCGAGAAAGAACATGCGGTGTTATGGGAAAAAGAACTTGGGCAACTTGGATACGATGTTTCGCAGCTGCCTGTCATCCAATTGCCGGGACATGGAAAGACAACAAATGTATTGAAACAATTGTTTGATATCGAGCAAAGTAATGCAAGATGGTATCAATCACAAAGGAACTTGTTGTCTGACGAAAGCGACGTATTGCGAATTATTGATAAAATTGAAGCAGATGAAGCGGAGCATGAAACTGCGGTAGAATCCATTACCCGATCAACGCCAAGCGTTTCGAACGCTTTAAACTCCATCTGGGGGAAAGAGCGGTGGCATAAACAACATACGGGCGATTGGGTTGGAGATGCCATCTATGGGGTAAATGATGGTCTGGGAGCCATTTTTGGAATTATTGCGGGGGTTGCAGGTTTTACGAGTGACAGCCACACCATCCTTATTTCCGGTTTTTTCGGCGCACTCGCGAGTACCCTTTCCATGGGAGCCGGAGCATGGCTTGCAACAAAGTCGGAAAACGAGCTGATGGAAACAGAGCTTCAACATGAACGGCGAGAAGTAGAAGAAGATCCTGAACACGAAAAAGAAGAACTGGCACTACTATATGAATTAAAGGGATTCTCTCAGGAAGAATCGAAACAAATTGCAGACCGGATTGCAACCGACCCGGAGCAATTCGTAAAAGCAATGGCACAAGAAGAATTGGGCATTCATGAATCGACTGCCAGGAATCCTTGGACTTCTGCTCTCTATGGATGCATCTCAACTTTCATTGGAGCGATCGTACCGCTTCTTCCGTTTTTCTTCTTGTCAGGTGTCCCTGCCATGGTTACAGCCGCTATCGTAAGTATATTGGCCCATTTTGCAGTAGGAGCTGCGAAAAGCCTGATCACTGTAAGAAATTGGTGGTCGAGTGGCATAGAAATGACAGCCGCCGGAATTATTGTAGGAGTTGTGTCATATGGACTCGGTCTCCTCGGAACTCTTATCGTTCATTTGTAA